From Pseudomonas sp. AN-1:
CGCCGCCTGGATCGAACAGGGCGCGCGCGACGCCGAGGGCCGCCCAGCCGCCACGCCGGCCGGCGCCCGCCTGCGTCTGCACGGCACCCTCGGCGCCGGCTGGACGCTGGACGGCCTGCCGCTGCGGGTCGGCACCGGCACGCGGATCGACAAGAGCCCGCGACCCGGCGACTACGTACAGGTGCGCGGCCGCTGGTCGGGCCAGGACGTCGAGGTGGAACGCCTGCGCCGACGCTGAGCGCCTTCAGCCCGCCAGCAGGCGGGTCAGCGCATGCAGGCCGAGGCCGACCAGGCCGCCGACCAGGGTGCCGTTGATGCGGATGAACTGCAGATCGCGGCCGACGTTGCGCTCCAGCTGCTCGACCAGCTCGGCGCTGTCCCAGCGCTCGACCCGCTCGGCGATGTAGCGGCGGATGTCCTCGCGATGCCGCTCGACCAGCGCCGGCGCCACCTCGAGCAACTGGTCGTTGATCCAGCGGCGCATCGCCGCATCCGTCGCCAGCGCCTCGCCCAGGCGCAGGCACAGGCTCTCCAGACGGCGGCGGATGGTCGAATCGGCGTCGCCCAGGTCGGCCTGCAGCCAGTCGACCAGATCGTCCCACAGCTGGCGCAGGTAGCCGGCCAGCGCCGGGTGGGCGAGCAGCTGCTCGCGGATCTGCTCGCCCTTGAGGCGGAACGCCGGATCCTCCTTGAGGCGGGCGACGAAACGCGCCACGCAGCCATCGAAGTGGCCGCGCAGCTCGTGCTGCGGGTCACGGCTGATCTCGCCGATCAGCTCGGAAACCCGGCGCACCACCTTGTCCGCCGACCACTGGCCGGCCTTCTCGTCGAGCGGGATGTCCTTGCCGAACAGGCGAAAGCGCAGCGCGCTGAACTCGCCGGACAGCCCGGCGGCGATGCGCCGCTGCACCGCCTCGTCCTGCAGCAGCAGGTCGAGCTGGGCCAGCAGCTCGTCGAGCATCGCCTGGTGGCGGCGCTCGTGGGTCAGCAGGTCGAGCAGCTGGCCGCCGAGACGGGCCAGGTCCAGTTCGCGCAGGCGGCGGGTGGCGCTGCGCTGGACGAACTGGATCACCCGCTCGTCGCGCAGGGCATTGAGGCCGTAGCGCGCCACGCCGACCAGTTGGCGGGCCAGCGCCGCGGCGCTGGC
This genomic window contains:
- a CDS encoding DUF445 domain-containing protein, producing the protein MSLWSSPLARMKAIALGLLLLAAALYALATALLPGHPGWGYLQAFAEAAMVGAIADWFAVTALFRHPLGLPIPHTAIIPRKQARLGRNLADFICTHFLATPQVMAKLEAFDAAGRLAEWLRRPASAAALARQLVGVARYGLNALRDERVIQFVQRSATRRLRELDLARLGGQLLDLLTHERRHQAMLDELLAQLDLLLQDEAVQRRIAAGLSGEFSALRFRLFGKDIPLDEKAGQWSADKVVRRVSELIGEISRDPQHELRGHFDGCVARFVARLKEDPAFRLKGEQIREQLLAHPALAGYLRQLWDDLVDWLQADLGDADSTIRRRLESLCLRLGEALATDAAMRRWINDQLLEVAPALVERHREDIRRYIAERVERWDSAELVEQLERNVGRDLQFIRINGTLVGGLVGLGLHALTRLLAG